The genomic interval CACCCTACGCACTACCTTTCCAAATCTCTCCCTTCACATCCTGGGCGTAATTGGGGGTCCACCAGAAAAAGAGATTTCTAGAATCCAGGGTGAGAGGGAGCTCTGGGCAAAGGACATCCCACATCAGCATCATGCTCCAAATTAAGTGAACCTTCAGATCAATCTCACCTTGAGACCCATCCCTCCACTTCATCAAACACACCCAAAGAGTGGCAAAAAAACACACCCCAAAATAAGGACACCCCAAAACTTTAGTCTCTCACCCTGGGCCCTCACCTTGTTTCTCCCCCTGGAAAAACTTTCATGGCTATCTATGTAAACAGTGGACTGTTCCCCTCAAAGTAAGTTTCCACAACATTCAGATATAAAGCTTTGCTTCCCCTCAGTGACCCCTGGTAGCAGAAGGCCTTCAAACTTGCTCCCAGGTCCCTATTATGTCCTGCCTCAGGCTAATAAAAAACCCTCGAAGTTAAATTTCACGCCCCCCAAATCTAACCTGAGCCTCGAAACGCATACGGCTTCCCCAAACAGACTGTACCCCAAAGTCAGCATGACTGCTCTACTGGAAATCAGATGGTCCATATGCACCGATGACTATGAATccccaaaacaaaaccctcaccCACCCCCTGAAGACCATCTAGCGGTTTGTCCTCATATTCCAAGCTGACAATCTCCAAATTATGGGTGTCAGAATCCCCCCAAACGAATGTAGCTTCAGACTCAGCTCCCTCCAACTTACCATTGGCCCTCGGGGCCTGAATTCAGCCGCCAGTGCCCAAAACAGTCAAATGAACTCAATACCCGGTCATAAACGTGCACTCTCCATCAACTGACCAGATAGCGCAAAATCGACTCCAGCCTGATCCCCAAGGGAGCCCCCAGGCGACCTCCCAACTCCAAATGGAGCAGCGACCGAAGTAACCGTCACAGACAAAGGCCACAccgacccccaccccatccctagTGGTCCTGGATTCTCCATTTCTCAGCTGCTCTTTCCTGCACCCAAATAAAGACACCCTCAGATCTGAAGAGGAGGACCCCAGGCCCGGATAGGCAGCTCCATGGATGACGGGTAGATGTCCCTGGGCACCTGTAGACTGTCCTGAACACAAATGCAAGCCCTGCTTTGCAGCTAGCCTCAGctctgcctcccccgcccccgccgaaTAAACACTGCCGCCCCCAACGTCTCCCCAAACAAAATATGAGGGTGTGACCCGTGCCTATCTCCCAGATGCGGGGACCTAAATTTAGGGTTATcggcccctccttccctctctccctcctgctacCCTGagaccctccctccctgctttcctttctccGTCCACCGCACccaaatttcatattaatgttCACTAAAAATTCACCCCTACAGACAGATTGATAGGGTCTAgctaattagaaaagaaaaccctgagCACCCAGGGCTCAGACCCAGAGCCCGCGGATTTCTAACCCCGGCCTCGGAGGAAAGTCCCCGCTGTCACCtaactctccctccctccgcccaaCCCCAGTCCCCTCCTAGGAGACAGAGGGACAAAATTAACCAGCGCAAAGGGGAGAACGAAGGTTTCAGCCGCTCAGACCGAGTGGATCCTGCGCCCCGGTCCGAGTGGACCCCAGCCGGGTGGAGACGGCGAGGCGAGGCTAGTGCTCGTCCGCCCCCTCGTGGAAGGAGTCAAACATTGCCGGGTTTTGCCTACTTGCCGCGCTGGACCCCGGCGTCCCGCCAGCCTCCGAGCGTAGCCGACGGGCGGGTGCCCGAGGCCCTAGTGAGCTGGGATTGGGGGAGGGCGAGCGGGCTTTGGGCGGGAGTCTGTCTCTCTGGATCCCTAAAAGGATTCAGGAGAGAGTTGGGAGCGAGAATCCGGACGCCCAGGTCTCCTGAGCGTCTCTGGGCCCCCACCCGGGGCTTTCCCCACCTCCTCGAGGGGAAGCAGCTGGCGGAGCCGTCCGGTCGCAGGACAATGGAAGGAAACGAACTAGAAATCATATCCGTCCCCTCCCTAACCCGCCCGATCAGAGCCCCCCTTCTTGTAGGCACCGCTAGAGGAGCCTGCCATTCACACGACGCCCTCCCGCTGTCTTGAGACCCCACGCGAGTCCACCATCGCCTCCCCACACCTGGTGCCTTGTCGGGCGCCCCTTTATCTCCTGGATACCTTACGTTGGAAGGGGGGAGTTTCCCTGTATTCACTCTCCGGGAACAGGCACCCCCTTGCAAAAGCCAACACACCAATTTTCGCTGCCCCAGGCCCCTCGACGACCCGGGTCACCCATGTTTCCGATCTCGAGATTCCAcgaccccctcccccaattccaCCGTCCCATCCCCGGTTCCACTTTCAGTGGCCCAAGACCCCTGACGTTACGACCACCCAGGGTTTCTGAGGTCCCGCCCTCAAGCCGGAGACCCCGCCCCGGGCTCGCCATCtggagagcaagggaggaaggaaggatacagACCCAGGCGttcaccccacctccacccccgcccccgccatccCGGCCAGATAAAGGAGCCGAgtccaggaggggagagggacccCGCCCCCCTGAGAAGAGAAGCCGCAGCCCCTGCAGGACGGGGGTAAGAACGACAGACTGAGGGACCCAGACTCCGGGGTCCCCGCGAAGGGTTCTGGATGGTAGGAAGACTGAGGCCCACTACTCGGGCTGCGCTAGGGGTCGGGGACCAGATAGTAGTGGGAATTCAGTGCTTCGGAAAGGGAGCTTCGACTGGGATTTGGAGAGGTGTGGACCGCGGGCCGTCTAGGGTCTCCAGGCAGGTGGGACACCCGAGAGCCAGGCGCGCGGCGAAGCAGAGGGGAGCGGGGTGCTGGAAGGGCACGAGCAGTGGGGACCAAGGGCGCTGCGGCCGGATTCCCCACGCGGGCCATCGACGGCGCGGTCGGGAACCTCCAGCTCGCTGCAGGCACTGTGGagtctcgggggggggggggggggggggggggagggcagcgaGCGCCGGTGAACTGAGGCCAGAAACAACTAGACGGCTCGAGCCAGGCTGCGCGAGCCGGCCTAGGGGCTCGGCTCTAGCTGCGCGTCAGCAGAAGGGGCGAAGCGCGGAGGGCAGGCGTCTGAGGTCGGCCCGGGTGCCTGAGCTCCTTGCTCTGCACCCGCAGGCCTGCGTCGCGATGGGCTCCACCGCCACCCCGGAGGGGGCGCTGGGCTACGTCCGCGAGTTCACGCGCCACTCCTCCGACGTGCTCGGCAACCTGAATGAGCTGCGCCTGCGCGGGATCCTCACTGACGTCACGCTGCTGGTTGGCGGGCAACCCCTCCGCGCCCACAAGGCGGTTCTTATCGCCTGCAGGTTGGACGGGTGACtcaggggatggggtggggcaaAATAGGAAAGGGGCGGAGCCATGAGGCCTTCGGAAGGGGATCCGAAGCCTAGCCTTCCGGAAGCAGGAGGCTGAGCACCCCGGGATTGGGGAGACAGTGGGGAGGACGTGGCGCGTGTCTCCCAGGGGCTCCCAGGCGCTAACATAGCCTATCTGCCCTCTGTCCAGCGGCTTCTTCTATTCAATTTTCCGAGGCCGCGCAGGAGTGGGGGTGGACGTGCTCTCCCTGCCCGGGGGCCCCGAAGCCGGAGGCTTCGCTCCCCTTCTGGACTTCATGTACACCTCACGCCTCCGCCTCTCTCCCGCCACTGCGCCCGCGGTCCTTGCGGCCGCCACCTACTTGCAGATGGAACATGTGGTCCAGGCATGCCACCGCTTCATCCAGGCCAGGTGAGGGAGCCCCAGCTCCGTGGGGGTGAGGTGGCATCCCGGGTGTCAAGGGCAGAGGCCGAGATTTGGAAATGGCACTGAGATCCATCGCACTGTTCCCAGCTATGAACCTCTGGGCATCTCTCTGCGGCCTTTGGAGGCAGAACCCCCCACGCCGCCAATGGCCCCTCCCCCGGGCAGTCCCAGGCGCTCCGAAGGACACCCGGACCCACCTACGGAGTCTCGCAGCTGCAGTCAAGGTAGCCCAGACCCCAAGGCCTGCAACTGGAAAAAATACAAGTTCATCGTGTTAAACTCTCAGGCCTCCCAAGCggggagcctggctggggagAGGAGTTCCGGTCAACTTTGCCCCCAAGCCGGGCTCCCCAGTGGAGATGAGGCTTCCAGCAGCAGTGGCAGTGAAGAAGGACCCATTCCTGGTCCCCAGAGCAGGTACAGAAACTGGAACCTCAAGAATTGGTAGAGGCTAGCCTCAGCTAGGAGACCGAGCCACTGGGCGGGCCTGGGTGGTCaggagtggagagggaggggtggggcttcGGCCGCACAAAGGGCGTGGCTCATTGGTCAGTATTGGCTCACCTCCAGGGGGCAGGCCTTTGGCTCCAAGTCCTCCGGGGTAGACCCCCCCCCCTCAGTAGAAGCTCTCCTAACCCTTTTCTCTGGGCTTGCCATCTGCCTAGGCTGTCTCCAACTGCTGTCACGGGCCAGTTCAAGTGTGGGACTCCAGTCCATACCCGCCATCTCCTCACAGCCCCGGCTCAAGAGacccctggctcacactctgggCCGGCTTGTCCCCCACCAGGTACAAGAGCCCTTTCGGTTACTTCCTTCTTGGCTTTTCTCCTGGGTCTGCTCAAGGCCAAGTCTGGGCCAAAAGGAAAGGCCCTTTCCAATTACTGCAACGTAGAGTCACGTGCGGAGCTTTGAACAATCCCATCGCCCAAGTCACATCCCCGAAGATCAGAATGTCTGGAAGAGGGCACCAGGTATCAGTGCTCTTTAAAGCTTCCAGTGAGCAGCGAAGTTCTGGCCTGTTCCCCTCGGGGAGGAACGGTGGGCCCAGAGCTCGGCAGGGCCTGCCTCTCTGGCAAGCTGTCAACCATCGTGGTGCAAGAGGGGAGCAACAGGGGCCAGTAACTGAGGCCTCCCGGTACCACCGCCTCTACCGAAGAGGTTAGCAGAGtattctggagtcagacagacatgAAGTCAGATCTTGGCTTGTCCTCTCATtaaccatgtgaccttgagtaagtcagACGAGCCCCAGAAGCCTTTACAGTAAATTGGGAAAGAGAAAACCCACTTTACCGATGTGGTTTGAGCATTCATTGGTATTGTTGTCatgacccacctcccctcccaggaAGTGAATTTTTCAGCTGCCAGAACTGCGAGGCTGTGGCCGGGTGCTCGTCGGGGCTGGACCCCTTGGCTCCTGGGGATGAGGACAAACCTTACAAGTGTCAGCTGTGCCGGTCCGCCTTCCGCTACAAAGGCAACCTGGCCAGTCACCGCACGGTGCACACAGGTAGGGGAGGAGAGGGCCCTCCCCGGGGCTTCGTGCCCGCAGGTGTCCTAGGGCCCAGTCCCcgacctcccttcctccctgcctccaggggaGAAGCCCTACCACTGTTCCATCTGCGGGGCCCGCTTCAACCGGCCGGCCAACCTGAAAACGCACAGCCGCATCCACTCCGGAGAGAAGCCGTACAAGTGTGAGACGTGCGGCTCGCGCTTCGTGCAGGTACCCAGCCGGCTCCGAGGCCAAGCTCGGAGGCCAACTGGCCggagcgcggggcggggccgcggggagggTCCCTCCGGCCGGCGCGGTCTGAGGtcgccctcccctcccaggtAGCGCACCTGCGCGCGCACGTGCTCAtccacaccggggagaagccctATCCCTGCCCCACCTGCGGCACTCGCTTCCGCCACCTACAGACCCTCAAGAGCCACGTTCGCAtccacaccggggagaagccTTACCACGTGAGtacccgccccgccccgccccggcctcgCCCGAAGCCTGAGCCGGGCCTCGCGTTGACCTAGGGGCGGGGCCCCGAGGGGAGCACCTGGAAGTGGGCGGAGTCCTGAGAGATcaaggggcggggccggggaggcTCAGGCACCCGAGTCAGGCCCCCGGACTGGGCGCCGTCCGtcccccaccccgcgcccccAAGAGGagcttgcgggggggggggggggctgagggcGGGGCCCGCCTCCTCGGCCTCCGCGGAGGATCTGGGAAGACGCGAGGACCGAAGAGCTGGTCTTCCGCGGGGAGCCGGACAGTTGCCCCGCGCGCCCCGCCTAAAAGGTGCTGGTGGAAGGGGGCGGGCGCTGACCCggctgtcccccgcccccccccccccccacagtgcgACCCCTGCGGGCTGCATTTCCGGCACAAGAGTCAACTTCGGCTGCATCTGCGCCAGAAGCACGGGGCTGCCACCAACACTAAAGTGCACTACCACATTCTGGGGGGGCCCTAGCTGAGCGCCGCCCCGATCCCACTCGCCTCCTGGAAGCCGGGAAAGCTGCGCTCAGGCCCGGCCTCCCGGTCGGCCTTGGGCATGAGGAGAGGGGTGGTGTGCGAGGCCCCTCTGGTATCAGAAACAGCCACCGCCTTAAATTctcatggggggggggcgggggcggggggaacaggGATGGCAGGTCGTGGCTTGATCTGCCTGTTTTGCTGGTCAAAACCTCTTCCCCACAATCGAAATTGTCCTGGAGGAGACAGCAAGCTGGGAGCTGAGGGAGGGGAGCGACTGGAGGCCTGGATTCCCTGAGGGAACAGTCCTCCACACGCG from Panthera leo isolate Ple1 chromosome E1, P.leo_Ple1_pat1.1, whole genome shotgun sequence carries:
- the BCL6B gene encoding B-cell CLL/lymphoma 6 member B protein yields the protein MGSTATPEGALGYVREFTRHSSDVLGNLNELRLRGILTDVTLLVGGQPLRAHKAVLIACSGFFYSIFRGRAGVGVDVLSLPGGPEAGGFAPLLDFMYTSRLRLSPATAPAVLAAATYLQMEHVVQACHRFIQASYEPLGISLRPLEAEPPTPPMAPPPGSPRRSEGHPDPPTESRSCSQGSPDPKACNWKKYKFIVLNSQASQAGSLAGERSSGQLCPQAGLPSGDEASSSSGSEEGPIPGPQSRLSPTAVTGQFKCGTPVHTRHLLTAPAQETPGSHSGPACPPPGSEFFSCQNCEAVAGCSSGLDPLAPGDEDKPYKCQLCRSAFRYKGNLASHRTVHTGEKPYHCSICGARFNRPANLKTHSRIHSGEKPYKCETCGSRFVQVAHLRAHVLIHTGEKPYPCPTCGTRFRHLQTLKSHVRIHTGEKPYHCDPCGLHFRHKSQLRLHLRQKHGAATNTKVHYHILGGP